From one Mytilus trossulus isolate FHL-02 chromosome 10, PNRI_Mtr1.1.1.hap1, whole genome shotgun sequence genomic stretch:
- the LOC134686410 gene encoding toll-like receptor 6, translated as MKYTLLTVLVLAAICSVYSRPWYWNDEFVPWIPKNANRTYMKCPYKTCTPDPLKHQWTWEHCCMCRAKPLWEVPVDLTVRLQLEYVRRNGIAEVFSEEQNKSQYYSLYHSQGYLSKLPINICAFPNIVRIDLQSNELTEVGNLSCLSMLDDLDLSYNKIHFIGNDTFNGLTNLRELRVTHNGLKLLAPSTITAKSLQIAKADFSHNDMCSIEFSNMISESDFCEITFKSNNISEIVNTNNFKIDPNKNYTGGIVDLVGNSFTTFIDFETLGITDITILGKVLSYGFVMPDVKWTCDCHMEPYLELAEDIIKRIWRDYFNISCWLPLEYRGKTIPDIVKEGRLDIFICNLTVEQKCPPKCKCFYQPKERRTVVDCSGVGLKELPRYVPSGNRFSNNLTLIFKDNNITHFGNRSYLKDATVLDMSGNKVATFSHEAIEMLPEDIDLNFADNNFKKVPRAFQTLNPCKSKFGDVTIECGCDTEWMKTWAENRDLKQCSNMSSLVCETDRGLIPLDEIIADDICKQDNIMITISIILSILSTLIMIIFGVVYIFRYEIYLLQRKYFLRNSVSKVGFLLKYDAFVSFNDENDELRIWVLNVLVRHLEASGYRLFVPCRDLPPGSIKEEEILEQIINSRKYLIILCDYYQQNDVTWTQIEWKYIWCHFRQYMERNIIVINFDQLETSEQTDPKLRAFVRLGYDIDFSNRKHDLFVTVKSRLGAPLKSLFFHGNKKTKFMAHNLITNKELFDPFTVVDDSKIKLEL; from the coding sequence ATGAAATACACTTTGTTAACTGTTTTGGTTCTTGCTGCAATTTGTTCCGTTTATTCACGACCTTGGTATTGGAACGATGAATTCGTCCCATGGATCCCTAAGAATGCAAATCGGACATATATGAAATGTCCATACAAAACATGCACACCAGATCCGCTAAAACACCAATGGACTTGGGAACACTGTTGCATGTGTAGAGCTAAACCATTATGGGAGGTACCAGTCGATTTAACAGTACGCCTTCAGCTCGAGTACGTACGCAGAAATGGAATTGCGGAGGTATTTTCTgaagaacaaaataaaagtcAATATTACAGTTTATACCACTCACAAGGATACCTTTCGAAACTTCCAATAAACATTTGTGCTTTTCCGAATATAGTTCGCATTGATTTACAGTCGAATGAACTGACTGAAGTTGGAAATTTATCATGTTTGTCCATGTTAGATGATCTGGACCTAAGTTATAACAAAATTCACTTTATAGGAAATGATACCTTCAATGGTCTTACAAATTTACGCGAACTAAGGGTTACACACAATGGATTAAAATTGCTAGCGCCTTCAACAATTACTGCAAAGTCacttcaaatagcaaaagcagATTTTTCTCATAATGATATGTGTTCAATTGAGTTTAGCAACATGATATCGGAATCGGATTTCTgtgaaattacttttaaatctaACAATATTTCGGAAATTGTCAATACAAATAACTTTAAGATAGATCCTAATAAGAATTACACTGGTGGAATAGTTGACCTAGTCGGTAATAGTTTTACAACGTTCATTGATTTTGAAACACTTGGTATTACTGACATTACTATTCTTGGTAAGGTATTATCTTATGGTTTTGTTATGCCTGATGTGAAATGGACCTGCGATTGTCATATGGAACCATACCTTGAACTGGCGGAAGACATCATAAAAAGGATTTGGAGAGACTATTTTAACATATCATGCTGGCTTCCTCTAGAATATAGAGGCAAAACTATTCCAGATATTGTGAAGGAAGGTCGTCTTGATATCTTCATATGTAATTTAACCGTTGAACAAAAATGTCCACCAAAGTGTAAGTGTTTTTACCAACCTAAAGAAAGACGAACAGTTGTTGACTGTAGCGGTGTAGGTCTTAAAGAATTGCCTCGCTATGTACCGTCGGGCAACCGATTCAGTAATAACCTTACAttgatttttaaagataataacatCACTCATTTTGGTAACAGGAGCTATCTAAAGGATGCAACCGTGCTTGATATGTCAGGGAATAAGGTTGCGACCTTTTCGCATGAAGCGATTGAGATGTTACCAGAAGACATAGATCTTAATTTTGctgataataattttaaaaaagttccACGCGCCTTTCAGACACTTAATCCATGCAAGTCAAAGTTTGGAGATGTAACAATAGAATGTGGTTGTGATACGGAGTGGATGAAGACCTGGGCTGAAAACAGAGATTTAAAACAATGCAGTAATATGAGTTCCTTAGTTTGTGAGACAGATCGTGGTCTTATTCCACTTGATGAAATCATAGCCGATGATATTTGTAAGCAAGATAACATAATGATTACCATATCTATTATTTTAAGCATTTTATCTACacttattatgattatttttggtGTCGTCTACATTTTCAggtatgaaatatatttgttgcaGAGGAAGTATTTTCTCCGAAACTCAGTTTCCAAAGTAGGATTTCTTCTAAAATACGATGCTTTCGTTTCTTTCAACGATGAAAATGATGAGTTACGTATCTGGGTTTTGAACGTATTAGTTAGACATCTTGAGGCATCTGGATATCGACTGTTCGTACCTTGTCGTGATTTACCCCCAGGTTCTATTAAAGAAGAAGAAATTTTAGAACAGATTATCAACAGCAGAAAATACTTGATAATATTATGTGATTATTACCAACAAAATGATGTAACCTGGACACAAATTGAATGGAAATATATCTGGTGTCACTTTAGACAATACATGGAAAGAAATATAATAGTCATAAACTTTGACCAGCTTGAAACATCTGAGCAAACGGATCCAAAACTGCGAGCATTTGTACGGCTTGGGTATGACATTGACTTTTCTAACcgaaaacatgatttatttgtCACAGTGAAAAGTCGACTAGGGGCTCcacttaaaagtttattttttcatggaAACAAAAAGACCAAATTCATGGCCCACAATCTGATTACTAATAAAGAATTGTTTGATCCTTTTACTGTTGTCGACGACAGCAAAATTAAACTAGAActataa
- the LOC134688029 gene encoding protein toll-like, translating into MVSKTDFCTIDFTSNNITEMVNTNNFKIDPNKIYHGGSVKLTGNSFSKFIDFEKLGISEISILGKVFDYSFIMPDTKWDCDCHLEPFLELAEKVIKNVWKDYFNMSCWNPPEYRGKIITDIVKDDHLDILICNLTNKDKCPKNCYCFYQPKEKRTVVNCTSAGLLQLPIYVPEGKNLTLILKNNSIKNFENRTYLGNISILDISNNKLQRIKPGSLSNLHQDISLNLAENKLTTLPREVQTLNPCRTRFGRVTIDCNCENIWIKDWITNRKLQQCRNISEYICRIHNELIPAEDVSFDNMCKTQTSYTLLIVLSVLSTLVIVVSSFLFMFRYECLLLKRKLLARKSGDIPTYDAFVSFNEENDKLRQWILKFLTNELEVAGYRIFVPCRDLIPGTIKEEQLLENITKSRTYIIFLCDRYTTGGDQWIDMEWKYIWHHFKSNLDRNILVINYDYVNTYVNIDPRLRAFVRLGYDIDFSNRNNKFIRKLKKRLGSPLISPLDTRSLVNFTNLELFHRRLGFNNGNNNTNMDQFVLPGAVGDE; encoded by the coding sequence ATGGTTTCTAAAACAGATTTTTGTACAATTGATTTCACATCTAACAATATTACAGAAATGGTTAAcacaaataatttcaaaattgaccCAAACAAGATTTATCATGGCGGTTCTGTTAAACTTACCGGAAATAGTTTCTCAAAGTTCATAGACTTCGAAAAGTTAGGAATTTCAGAAATTTCAATTCTAGGAAAAGTCTTTGACTACAGTTTCATTATGCCGGATACAAAATGGGATTGTGACTGTCATCTTGAACCATTTCTAGAACTTGCAGAGAAGGTCATTAAAAACGTTTGGAAGGACTATTTCAATATGTCATGCTGGAATCCTCCAGAATATCGCGGGAAGATAATCACCGATATTGTTAAAGATGATCATCTCGACATATTAATTTGCAATTTGACAAATAAGGACAAATGTCCGAAAAACTGTTACTGTTTTTATCAACCCAAAGAAAAACGAACGGTTGTAAATTGCACAAGTGCTGGATTGCTACAGCTTCCAATATATGTACCGGAAGGTAAAAATCTCACACTTATATTGAAAAACAACagtattaaaaattttgaaaatagaacGTATCTGGGAAACATATCAATACTGGATATTTCTAATAACAAATTACAAAGAATCAAACCTGGTTCCTTATCTAATTTACATCAAGACATCTCCCTTAATCTTGcggaaaataaattaacaactttacCGCGAGAAGTTCAAACATTAAACCCTTGTAGAACACGATTCGGAAGAGTGACCATAGATTGTAACTGTGAAAATATATGGATAAAGGACTGGATCACAAACAGAAAATTACAGCAGTGTAGGAACATAAGCGAGTACATCTGTAGAATACATAATGAACTAATACCAGCCGAAGATGTATCATTTGATAATATGTGTAAAACACAAACTTCCTATACTTTACTTATAGTTTTAAGCGTTTTATCGACCTTGGTCATTGTTGTTTcaagttttttatttatgtttaggTATGAATGTCTTCtactaaaaagaaaattgttagCTAGAAAATCGGGTGATATTCCAACATATGATGCTTTTGTATCCTTTaatgaagaaaatgataaattacGTCAATGGATTTTAAAATTCCTAACAAATGAACTCGAGGTAGCCGGATATCGCATTTTTGTACCATGTCGCGATTTAATTCCAGGGACCATCAAGGAAGAACAACTTTTGGAAAATATTACGAAAAGCAGAAcgtatattatttttctatgtgACAGATATACTACAGGTGGCGATCAATGGATAGACATGGAATGGAAATATATTTGGCAtcattttaaatctaatttgGATCGTAATATTCTGGTTATAAATTATGACTATGTTAACACATATGTTAATATCGATCCAAGGCTACGAGCTTTTGTTCGTCTCGGTTATGATATCGATTTCTCGAACAGAAACAATAAGTTtattagaaaattaaagaaacgTCTAGGGTCTCCGTTAATATCACCCCTTGACACAAGGAGCttagtaaattttacaaatttagaatTATTTCATCGTCGCTTAGGTTTTAATAATGGaaataacaatacaaacatGGATCAATTCGTATTACCAGGAGCTGTTGGAGACGAATAA